In Phragmites australis chromosome 24, lpPhrAust1.1, whole genome shotgun sequence, the following are encoded in one genomic region:
- the LOC133907895 gene encoding uncharacterized protein LOC133907895: MEVPMNSAMQPGVHFPVQHRSLSLDIKGNKTDIIINKYEDTFMVIVTQIGCLGTILAAKKEESVFSDPTYNIAVLFGKRDEPLLLACARQLIEHISGSGSARSLVITLGLKDHSQGTLKDIIAAVIENRLW; encoded by the exons ATGGAGGTGCCGATGAACTCTGCAATGCAGCCAGGTGTTCACTTTCCTGTGCAGCACCGTTCCCTCTCGTTGGACATCAAG GGAAATAAGACGGACATTATTATCAACAAATATGAAGACACTTTTATG GTCATTGTGACACAAATTGGTTGCTTGGGAACCATATTAGCTGCTAA GAAAGAGGAAAGTGTTTTCTCGGACCCAACCTACAACATAGCTGTTCTTTTTGGAAAGAGAGATGAG CCGCTCCTACTAGCTTGTGCACGCCAACTTATTGAGCATATAAG TGGCAGTGGCTCAGCTCGATCGTTGGTTATCACTCTTGGTCTGAAAGATCATTCACAG GGAACACTGAAGGATATAATTGCAGCCGTCATTGAGAACCGTCTATGGTGA